The stretch of DNA GTGCCACAAGCAGGAATCATTGATTATGAAGTTGTGGCGCTTAAACTCGCTGAGTTAATTGAACAAAAGGGAGGTCAAATCCACACCAATGCGAAGGTGATCGGTATTCGACAAGGTAAAGGCATAAAGAAAATTCTTGACACCACTCAAGGGACTTTCGAAACGGATTTACTCGTCAATTGTGCAGGGTTATATGCCGATAAGGTGGCTCATTTAACTGGACAAAAGACCGATTTTAAAGTGCTTCCTTTCCGTGGGGAGTTCTATGAATTGCTTACTGAAAAAAGGCATTTGGTAAACCACCTCATTTATCCTGTCCCAAACCCCAATTTCCCATTTTTGGGTGTGCACTTTACCCGCATGATCAAAGGGGGCATTGAAGCGGGCCCCAATGCCGTTTTGGCCTTCAGACGGGAGGGATATAGCCATTGGGATATTCATGTTCCTGAACTGGTAGAGACCTTAGCCTATCCTGGTTTTCAAAGGCTTGCATCAAAGTATTGGCGAGACGGATTGGGAGAATTGCATCGCTCTTTTTCAAAGACCGCTTTCGTTAGCGCTTTACAGCATTTAATTCCTGCCATCAACTATGGTGATTTGGAAAGAGGACGATCCGGAGTTAGGGCGCAAGCAGTCGATCGAAACGGAAACATGGTAGACGATTACCTCATTCTCCAAAGTCCGGGGGTGATCAATGTCTGTAATGCCCCATCTCCGGCAGCAACTTCCGCGCTTTCTATCGGGGAGACCTTGGCGAATTGCTGTTTTAATCATATCAATTAATAATTCCATCTCTTCGAATCATGCTCAGTGCGCTTTGTGCTGCATGATAACCACACAATCCCATAGCACCCCCACCCGGAGGTGTGGAAGCGGAGCAAATAAAGAAACGGGGGTTGGGAGGGATCAGGACGAGCAACGGGTCGCGTGAAAAGTTGGGTGAAATGAGCCGCTCCACCGGTGATGGTCCCACCGACATAGTTGCTGTTGTGGGATTCATTTCCCCGCAACAAAAAAAGGCCCCGGATGTCCTCCGAGGCCTTCAAGAAACATTAATTCATTTGCCTAACTCTAATAACCCATTTATTTTTGAATGACAATTCTTTGAGTTTGGATGTTCTGGCCAGTTTGGATGACCAAGCCATAGGTACCTGCTGGCAATTGGCTAGGAATATCCACCCGGGTGTTGGCACCTTGATCGATGCTGGATACGTTGAGCTGTTGACCTTGTAGGTTGACCAGGTATACTTGTGGTTTTGCATCGGCGGTGATGCCTTCGATCACTACATATTCGGTTGCTGGATTGGGGTAAACACTGATATTGAATTGGCTTTCTTTTTCGAAAGTAACCGATTGGATGTCTGAGTAAGAAAAGCTGCCGTCAAAGTCTGTTTGCATTAAGCGGTAGTAAACTGTTCCGCTTGCTGCTTCGCCTGTCCACTCGTATTCGATGGTGATATCGGAGTTACCGGCACCTTTTACATTTTTGATCGCTTTCCAATCTTTTCCGTTGACAGACATTTCGATGGTGAAGTAGTCGTTGTTGATTTCTACGGCGGTGGCCCAGCTGACGACCAACATGCCGTCCAAGTTGGCTTTTGCCTGGAAGTAAAGCAATTCTACAGGTAAGACACTACTGGTACCCAAGTCAAGTGCACTTGGCATTTCGTGGTCATTTGAATCGCTATAAGAACAGCCGCCATCTGCACATTCTACTTTACAACCAGGAGACAAACTCATTTCTTCGCAGTAGAACCAACCGCCCATGTCTTTTCCTAAAATCGCTGTGGCACCTTTCAATTCTACTTTAGGCGCATTAACGGATCCACGACCACCGATGTAAACGGTTACGCTACCTTTCAATTCCAACTTTTCGCCGATGGTGACGATGGTGCCATCGAAGCAGATACTGCCGCCACCGCTGCCTTTGAGGTCATCTCCGATTGACATGCTGCCACCTGCGAAAGCAATGTTGGGACCACCAGTGCGCTCAAATGATCCCTCG from Saprospiraceae bacterium encodes:
- the lhgO gene encoding L-2-hydroxyglutarate oxidase, yielding MTDISIIGAGIVGLATGYQLLQAKPDLSIHIFEKETDVAKHQTSHNSGVIHSGIYYKPGSLKATNCQKGYRMLIDFCDQHHIPYDLCGKVIVATSEKERPQLDIILEKGLKNGMVGIEKIGPEATLEIEPNVNVVEAIKVPQAGIIDYEVVALKLAELIEQKGGQIHTNAKVIGIRQGKGIKKILDTTQGTFETDLLVNCAGLYADKVAHLTGQKTDFKVLPFRGEFYELLTEKRHLVNHLIYPVPNPNFPFLGVHFTRMIKGGIEAGPNAVLAFRREGYSHWDIHVPELVETLAYPGFQRLASKYWRDGLGELHRSFSKTAFVSALQHLIPAINYGDLERGRSGVRAQAVDRNGNMVDDYLILQSPGVINVCNAPSPAATSALSIGETLANCCFNHIN
- a CDS encoding T9SS type A sorting domain-containing protein, translating into MKNFNLLIILFFFFGTLNAATHTSIQNGDWDNADTWDTGRVPNLSSWPGDVVVINHKVTSTEGLKFNQGASLTINADAALIVKGELKLQGSGTFLIASNGSLECENLKHNGYSGSFTLQGDLICKDDIEISGVAAFYTEGNIFASNIEIKGSGAFESNGGSINLSDDLDITGGSSFTSYKTDYNIEGSFERTGGPNIAFAGGSMSIGDDLKGSGGGSICFDGTIVTIGEKLELKGSVTVYIGGRGSVNAPKVELKGATAILGKDMGGWFYCEEMSLSPGCKVECADGGCSYSDSNDHEMPSALDLGTSSVLPVELLYFQAKANLDGMLVVSWATAVEINNDYFTIEMSVNGKDWKAIKNVKGAGNSDITIEYEWTGEAASGTVYYRLMQTDFDGSFSYSDIQSVTFEKESQFNISVYPNPATEYVVIEGITADAKPQVYLVNLQGQQLNVSSIDQGANTRVDIPSQLPAGTYGLVIQTGQNIQTQRIVIQK